In Nitrososphaerales archaeon, a genomic segment contains:
- a CDS encoding galactose-1-phosphate uridylyltransferase, with amino-acid sequence MVEIRKDYFTEKLSVILPDRGLKPGQVMPQKVEKCNYCPGNEDMTPPADLVIVKKGETLLKQTDSEGDVVKNWSVRIFPAKNPLVTPTAPPSFGESPHYSEPAVGYHYVLVATPKHELPFSRIDVEQWTNILASLQDKVRWLYAQKGVSYVLVFANSEKEGTPTAVHPSIQIITTPRVPPAVEVEAETVQNSLNELGVCPMCQVVSTETGGPRQILATDFFIAFAPWVSTHSYEFWIYPKRHMTSLLKLSQKEMMDLALMLRSTLGGMAKTFDNLSFVMVFHSSSEKKTTKQIHWHIEVFPKKSHWSGLELGGGIYVNDVSPEAAAQVLGASARKELAQLVGIK; translated from the coding sequence ATGGTTGAGATTAGGAAGGATTATTTTACAGAAAAACTCTCGGTCATCCTTCCGGATAGGGGCCTGAAACCGGGCCAGGTCATGCCGCAGAAGGTCGAGAAGTGCAACTACTGTCCAGGCAACGAGGACATGACACCGCCCGCGGACCTGGTCATCGTAAAGAAGGGTGAGACTTTGCTGAAGCAGACGGACTCGGAGGGAGACGTAGTGAAGAACTGGTCCGTGAGGATATTCCCTGCAAAGAACCCGCTGGTCACGCCGACGGCCCCGCCCTCATTCGGCGAGTCCCCTCACTACAGCGAACCCGCGGTTGGCTATCATTACGTGCTCGTAGCAACGCCGAAGCATGAGTTACCTTTCTCGCGGATAGACGTGGAGCAGTGGACGAACATCCTTGCCTCTCTCCAGGATAAGGTGCGTTGGCTGTATGCGCAGAAGGGGGTGAGCTATGTCCTGGTGTTCGCGAACAGTGAAAAGGAAGGGACTCCGACGGCCGTCCACCCCAGCATCCAGATCATCACAACTCCGAGGGTCCCTCCCGCAGTGGAGGTGGAGGCCGAGACCGTCCAGAACTCTCTGAACGAGCTCGGTGTCTGCCCCATGTGCCAGGTGGTGTCAACGGAGACGGGAGGTCCCCGTCAAATCCTGGCCACGGACTTCTTCATCGCCTTTGCCCCTTGGGTCTCAACGCACAGCTACGAGTTCTGGATATACCCGAAGAGACACATGACAAGCCTGTTGAAGCTGTCGCAGAAGGAGATGATGGACCTCGCGCTGATGCTCCGGTCGACCTTGGGCGGGATGGCCAAGACGTTCGATAACCTCAGTTTCGTCATGGTCTTCCACAGCTCGTCCGAGAAGAAGACGACCAAGCAGATTCATTGGCACATCGAAGTCTTCCCCAAGAAGTCTCACTGGTCTGGGCTGGAGCTGGGCGGAGGAATATACGTGAACGATGTGTCTCCGGAGGCTGCAGCGCAAGTTCTGGGAGCGAGCGCAAGGAAGGAGCTCGCCCAGCTGGTCGGGATTAAGTAG
- a CDS encoding alkaline phosphatase family protein produces MKIGYVLLDGCGDRPSPLLNFTTPLEAAYTPNLDRIASSSRLGSVVTVGRKISPESDIAVFNMLGYSFEGGYPGRGVVEAVGADMLFKKGDLALRANLACARGREILDRRAGRDVSPEEARQLEQEINGIRLKDAEFEYRATVSYRGVLVVRADRELSAGISNTDPAYARVGGFGAAKLTKKRENIMKSLPETPSAAARRAADLVNEFTVKVLKALSSSPVNKVRVSMGKLPANCVLLRDAGDHLPQVEPFEQKYGMRGTALVEMPAEVGIARLLGMRMVSVEDRNDMKKKASLFNSELRDGTVVYVHIKGPDEFGHDGDAVGKKKSIEAIDRNFFSVAAEKLGELRLGVSCDHATPCTIKMHSSDPVPLLITTGERADGMRFTEKNSKKGSLGTLRGSEVLSKVKNSV; encoded by the coding sequence ATGAAGATAGGTTACGTCCTGCTGGACGGTTGTGGCGACAGACCGAGCCCCCTCCTCAACTTCACGACCCCGTTGGAGGCAGCGTACACACCCAACCTAGACAGGATAGCCAGCTCCTCGAGGCTTGGCAGCGTCGTTACAGTAGGCAGGAAAATTTCACCAGAGTCAGACATAGCGGTGTTCAACATGCTTGGCTACTCATTCGAAGGGGGATATCCTGGGAGAGGCGTAGTTGAGGCGGTGGGAGCAGACATGCTGTTCAAGAAAGGAGATCTGGCGCTCAGGGCTAACCTGGCATGTGCCCGCGGGAGGGAGATACTCGATAGGAGGGCTGGAAGGGACGTCTCGCCAGAGGAGGCGAGGCAACTCGAGCAGGAGATTAACGGTATCAGGTTGAAGGATGCTGAATTCGAATACAGGGCGACCGTTTCCTACAGGGGAGTCCTCGTGGTAAGGGCCGACCGGGAGCTTTCGGCTGGAATCTCCAACACGGACCCAGCGTATGCCAGGGTGGGTGGCTTCGGTGCCGCAAAACTGACGAAAAAGAGAGAGAACATCATGAAATCGCTCCCCGAGACTCCTTCGGCGGCCGCCAGGCGGGCAGCAGACTTGGTTAACGAGTTCACCGTGAAGGTGCTCAAGGCGCTTTCCTCCAGTCCTGTGAACAAGGTGCGCGTCTCGATGGGGAAGCTCCCTGCCAACTGTGTCCTTCTCAGGGACGCCGGAGACCACCTCCCACAGGTCGAGCCGTTCGAGCAGAAGTACGGCATGAGGGGGACGGCCCTCGTCGAGATGCCGGCGGAGGTTGGGATCGCGAGGCTCCTCGGGATGAGGATGGTGAGCGTCGAGGATAGGAACGACATGAAGAAGAAGGCCTCACTGTTCAACTCGGAGCTCAGAGACGGGACTGTCGTTTACGTGCACATCAAGGGCCCAGACGAGTTCGGGCACGACGGGGATGCAGTTGGCAAGAAGAAGAGCATCGAGGCAATCGACAGGAACTTCTTCTCAGTCGCAGCGGAGAAACTAGGTGAATTGAGGCTCGGCGTCTCGTGCGACCACGCGACACCGTGCACAATCAAGATGCACTCCAGCGACCCCGTTCCTTTGTTAATCACAACAGGCGAGAGAGCCGATGGAATGCGCTTCACGGAGAAGAATTCCAAGAAGGGTTCGCTTGGCACTCTCAGGGGAAGCGAGGTGCTCTCCAAGGTGAAGAATTCAGTCTAG
- a CDS encoding nucleoside phosphorylase: MALEPRDEGGRLYHIGLKKADVGRIAFLPGDPDRVPKIAEHFSDAKPIASHREYTTWGGRVGRDRVIAMSTGIGGPAAAIAIEELARLGVEVMIRVGTCGAISPAAKVGSTIIADAAVRMDGTSNQYVTPGYPAAASPEVVMALKDSANALGKRHLVGITASTDSFYVGQGRKGYRGYFPSDKDSLMKDLQAARVLCFEMEASTLFTLGRIFGLKTGAVFAVVANRATNDFRVGAGVADAIEVAVGSVARLKKYGA; encoded by the coding sequence ATGGCGCTAGAGCCCAGGGACGAGGGAGGCAGGCTGTACCACATCGGGCTGAAGAAGGCTGATGTCGGACGGATCGCCTTTCTCCCCGGTGACCCCGACAGGGTTCCAAAGATAGCGGAGCACTTCAGCGATGCCAAACCGATTGCGTCCCACAGGGAATACACTACCTGGGGTGGCCGAGTGGGAAGGGACCGTGTCATCGCAATGAGTACTGGGATTGGCGGACCAGCGGCGGCGATAGCGATAGAGGAGCTGGCGAGGCTCGGCGTCGAAGTCATGATCAGGGTAGGAACATGCGGCGCCATCTCGCCGGCTGCGAAGGTTGGTTCGACCATCATCGCTGACGCCGCTGTGAGGATGGACGGGACTAGCAACCAGTACGTCACACCCGGGTACCCGGCAGCAGCTAGTCCTGAGGTCGTCATGGCACTGAAAGATTCGGCCAACGCGCTTGGGAAGAGGCATCTCGTCGGGATCACGGCCTCTACAGACTCGTTCTACGTCGGCCAGGGCAGGAAGGGCTACCGCGGCTACTTCCCTTCGGACAAAGATTCCCTCATGAAGGACCTTCAGGCCGCGAGAGTGCTGTGCTTTGAGATGGAGGCCTCGACACTGTTCACTCTAGGCAGAATCTTCGGGCTCAAGACGGGGGCCGTCTTTGCTGTCGTCGCAAACCGCGCGACGAACGACTTTCGGGTCGGGGCGGGTGTCGCTGACGCCATCGAGGTGGCGGTCGGCAGCGTGGCGAGGCTCAAGAAATACGGTGCCTAG
- a CDS encoding thymidine kinase, translated as MTLEVIIGPMFSGKTSELIRLVEREVYAKKKGAILKPSFDKRYSEREVVTHNGLRYAAYSIVASREGVGRIPGIVEQNGLDIIGVDEVQFFPRQIVPLLDSLAYRKRVIACGLNMNFKAEPFLGTMELAARADRVRYLSAVCVICGQEATRTQRLIGGKPAPKNSPVIVVGGKEMYEPRCRDCYEPAK; from the coding sequence TTGACGTTAGAAGTAATCATTGGGCCGATGTTCTCAGGAAAGACCTCTGAGCTCATTAGGCTCGTGGAAAGGGAGGTCTACGCTAAGAAGAAAGGGGCAATTCTCAAGCCGTCTTTTGATAAGAGGTACAGCGAAAGGGAAGTGGTCACTCACAACGGACTCAGGTACGCAGCCTACTCCATAGTCGCTTCAAGGGAGGGGGTTGGTAGGATCCCAGGCATCGTCGAGCAAAACGGGCTCGATATCATAGGCGTGGATGAGGTCCAGTTCTTCCCGAGACAGATTGTGCCTCTCCTCGACTCGCTCGCCTACAGAAAGCGTGTCATAGCCTGCGGCCTCAACATGAACTTCAAGGCTGAACCGTTCCTCGGGACAATGGAGCTAGCGGCCAGGGCCGACCGCGTGAGATACCTCAGCGCAGTTTGCGTAATCTGCGGTCAAGAGGCGACGAGGACCCAGCGGCTTATCGGCGGAAAGCCGGCGCCAAAGAATTCCCCTGTGATAGTCGTCGGCGGCAAGGAGATGTACGAGCCCAGGTGTCGCGACTGCTACGAGCCAGCGAAGTGA
- a CDS encoding GNAT family N-acetyltransferase — protein sequence MAVLRTLRRGDLPSLVRFVNKLVAEKRVNPTLGITLDKRVTSETEKGYLSKMLKGLKRGDVISVVAQVRGEIVGNCEITRRTFSGELHHTGTLGIAILDGCRDVGLGGRMLQILLMEARRAGIRVVELEVFSVNAAARRLYERLGFKEVGVVPRKVLRKGKYFDSVAMYADLGTDKSTG from the coding sequence GTGGCAGTTCTCAGAACCCTCAGGAGAGGAGATTTGCCCTCCCTCGTCAGATTCGTGAACAAGCTCGTCGCGGAGAAGCGCGTCAACCCGACGCTTGGGATTACACTTGACAAGCGCGTCACCTCGGAGACGGAGAAGGGCTACCTCTCTAAGATGCTGAAGGGGCTGAAGAGGGGGGATGTTATCAGCGTCGTTGCTCAGGTTAGAGGGGAGATTGTTGGGAATTGCGAAATAACGAGGCGAACATTCTCGGGGGAGTTGCACCACACAGGTACTCTTGGAATAGCTATACTCGACGGCTGTCGCGACGTCGGTCTGGGCGGTCGAATGCTGCAGATCTTGCTCATGGAGGCGAGGAGAGCCGGCATCCGCGTAGTCGAGTTAGAGGTCTTTTCTGTGAACGCGGCTGCGAGGCGTCTTTACGAACGGCTTGGCTTCAAGGAGGTGGGAGTGGTTCCGAGAAAGGTCCTGAGAAAGGGGAAGTATTTTGACAGCGTGGCAATGTACGCGGACTTGGGAACCGATAAATCCACAGGGTAA
- a CDS encoding GIY-YIG nuclease family protein, whose protein sequence is MYIVMCADKTLYTGYTTDPERRVGEHNKGIGSRYTRARRPVELAFLEERSSRESALRREVEIKRLDKSGKLLLCRKYRSREGLS, encoded by the coding sequence GTGTACATCGTCATGTGCGCGGACAAAACACTCTACACTGGCTATACTACAGACCCGGAGAGAAGGGTTGGGGAGCACAACAAAGGAATCGGTTCGCGCTATACGCGCGCGAGGAGGCCCGTTGAGCTCGCGTTCCTCGAAGAGAGGAGCTCACGGGAGAGCGCTCTGAGGCGTGAGGTAGAAATCAAAAGGTTAGACAAAAGCGGGAAGCTCCTTCTCTGCCGAAAATATCGAAGCAGAGAGGGCCTCAGCTAG
- a CDS encoding DNA-binding protein: MQRPQRTSPPNHIFVGQKPVMSYAMSALIQLTQAGEIVVKARGMAIGRAVDVAEIVTKRLGNGQFFVKDININTEVVGEGSEQRNVSSIEIVVGK; the protein is encoded by the coding sequence ATGCAAAGACCACAAAGGACATCGCCACCTAACCACATCTTTGTCGGCCAAAAGCCAGTGATGAGCTACGCCATGAGCGCTCTCATCCAGCTGACGCAGGCCGGCGAGATTGTAGTCAAGGCGAGGGGAATGGCAATCGGCAGGGCAGTCGACGTGGCTGAAATAGTCACGAAGAGGCTCGGCAATGGCCAGTTCTTCGTCAAAGACATCAACATCAACACTGAAGTCGTTGGCGAGGGCAGCGAGCAAAGAAACGTCTCTTCGATAGAGATAGTCGTCGGCAAGTAG
- a CDS encoding DNA-directed RNA polymerase subunit K, translated as MAPQKSTKKAKQPSLTEFEIKIGPPKLTRFERARIVGARSLQIAMGAPAFIPIEGGHRGPIEIATAELEEDALPISIRRALPNGVFQDIPIKALAK; from the coding sequence ATGGCACCCCAAAAGTCGACAAAGAAGGCTAAGCAACCATCACTTACTGAATTCGAGATCAAGATCGGTCCTCCCAAGCTGACGCGGTTCGAACGCGCCAGGATTGTCGGCGCGAGGTCCCTCCAGATTGCGATGGGCGCTCCTGCCTTTATCCCAATCGAGGGGGGTCACAGAGGACCGATTGAGATTGCAACTGCGGAACTCGAGGAGGACGCTCTCCCCATTTCAATCAGACGCGCCCTTCCCAACGGCGTTTTCCAGGACATACCCATCAAGGCTCTGGCCAAGTAG
- a CDS encoding ATP-dependent DNA ligase, whose translation MRYAAVADYYARLEGISGRNEMTEVFSSLLKETPKAELSILVYLTQGKLRPDYEGVELGLAEKMTLRALNSTTGLSSDEVYKTYVKLGDIGSAAEKLLEAKAQGTLFSQALSLRRVYDTLLRIARQSGEGSVDAKQKELISLLNDASPREAKFIMRTVTGELRLGVADYTVLDACALAFLGSKKERPSIERAYNVHPDLGFVVETVASKGASGIGSIRLEVGVPIRPMLAERLNSAEAIVHKMGDKEVAAEYKLDGERLQIHKKGEKVTLFSRRLEVITDHYPDAIGLVKKNVSATTAILEAEVVAINEDTGEYLPFQELMHRRRKYGVAEAMARYPVALNFFDLLLAGAKDYTEQPYTVRRKKLEEILRPTARTRPVPALRSSDPKEIERFMEEAIENGCEGLVVKDLRSGYRAGAREFAWIKLKREYRSELTDTIDLPIVGAFHGKGRRTGTYGTYLLAAYDDKRETFTSVAKIGTGFSDEDLRKLPELLKPYESSVRPPNVESKLEPDVWFRPHLVIETIAAELTLSPIHTAAMDRIRPGAGISLRFPKFTGKIRDDKRAEDATTVEEIVSMYNRQLKHVEASS comes from the coding sequence TTGAGATACGCTGCCGTCGCCGACTACTATGCTAGACTGGAGGGAATCTCAGGCAGGAACGAAATGACTGAGGTCTTCTCCTCGCTCCTGAAGGAGACGCCCAAAGCCGAGCTCTCGATACTAGTGTATCTCACTCAGGGGAAACTCAGGCCCGACTACGAGGGCGTGGAACTTGGTCTGGCCGAGAAGATGACGCTACGCGCCCTCAACTCCACGACCGGACTCTCTTCCGACGAGGTCTACAAGACGTATGTGAAGCTCGGTGACATTGGAAGCGCAGCCGAGAAGTTGCTCGAGGCGAAGGCGCAGGGTACCCTCTTCTCGCAGGCGCTCTCGCTGAGGAGGGTGTACGACACGCTACTGAGGATAGCAAGGCAGAGCGGCGAAGGCTCCGTTGACGCCAAACAGAAGGAGTTGATCAGCCTCCTCAACGACGCAAGCCCTCGCGAGGCCAAGTTCATAATGAGGACGGTCACAGGTGAGCTCAGGCTGGGCGTGGCAGACTACACCGTGCTCGACGCCTGTGCCCTCGCTTTCCTAGGGAGCAAGAAGGAGAGACCCAGTATCGAGAGGGCGTACAACGTGCACCCCGACCTCGGCTTCGTTGTTGAGACCGTCGCGTCGAAGGGAGCCAGTGGCATCGGCTCGATACGCCTCGAAGTGGGAGTGCCGATCCGCCCGATGCTCGCGGAGAGGCTGAATTCGGCTGAGGCGATTGTCCACAAGATGGGCGACAAGGAGGTGGCCGCGGAGTACAAGCTTGATGGCGAGAGGCTCCAGATCCACAAGAAAGGCGAGAAAGTCACGCTCTTCTCAAGGAGGCTGGAGGTCATTACCGATCACTACCCTGACGCTATCGGGCTCGTGAAGAAGAACGTCTCAGCAACGACCGCCATCCTGGAGGCTGAGGTAGTGGCGATAAACGAAGACACTGGGGAGTATCTTCCCTTTCAGGAGCTTATGCACAGGAGGAGGAAGTACGGGGTCGCGGAGGCGATGGCCCGGTACCCAGTCGCACTGAACTTCTTCGACCTTCTCCTCGCAGGGGCGAAGGATTACACGGAGCAACCGTACACAGTCAGGAGGAAGAAGTTGGAAGAGATACTGAGACCAACTGCCCGGACCCGCCCAGTCCCCGCCCTTCGCTCGTCCGACCCGAAGGAAATCGAGAGGTTCATGGAGGAGGCGATAGAGAACGGCTGTGAGGGGCTCGTCGTCAAGGACCTGCGGTCCGGCTACAGGGCGGGAGCAAGGGAATTTGCCTGGATCAAGCTGAAGAGGGAGTACAGGAGCGAGCTGACCGACACAATCGACCTCCCGATCGTCGGCGCATTCCACGGAAAGGGGAGGAGGACTGGAACGTACGGCACCTACCTCCTCGCAGCCTACGACGACAAGCGCGAGACGTTCACAAGCGTCGCGAAAATAGGCACCGGCTTCTCGGACGAGGACCTGCGAAAGTTGCCAGAGCTGCTAAAGCCCTACGAGAGCTCGGTCAGGCCACCCAACGTCGAGTCAAAGCTGGAACCAGACGTCTGGTTCAGGCCCCACCTCGTCATCGAGACAATCGCCGCAGAACTGACTCTATCGCCCATCCACACGGCGGCCATGGACAGGATCAGACCAGGGGCTGGAATCTCACTCAGGTTCCCGAAGTTCACAGGGAAGATACGGGACGACAAGCGGGCGGAGGATGCGACGACGGTCGAGGAGATCGTCTCGATGTATAACAGACAACTGAAGCACGTCGAAGCCTCGTCCTGA
- the upp gene encoding uracil phosphoribosyltransferase — protein MPKPKITVLDHPMVLEQLTLARNKRTSQVAFRKAIYRLGRFLAYEFLRTMETKEVRIETPLGATIGHRVKGNDKIVIVMILRASIPFVEGMYKNLPMARTGVISAWRGKAPDFPIEVGYAKIPNIRRDDVVIIADPMLATGHTLLEVATKVMEKAKPKRLVFFSVLSTMAGINYVSKRFPKAEFYTCGIDPKLNEHGYIVPGLGDAGDRAFGSPL, from the coding sequence GTGCCAAAGCCCAAGATCACAGTGCTGGACCACCCGATGGTTCTCGAACAGCTCACTCTCGCTCGCAACAAGCGCACGAGCCAGGTGGCATTCAGGAAAGCAATCTACAGGCTCGGGAGGTTCCTCGCCTACGAGTTCCTTCGGACTATGGAGACAAAAGAGGTCAGAATCGAGACTCCTCTCGGCGCGACAATCGGCCACAGGGTGAAGGGCAACGACAAGATTGTGATTGTGATGATCCTGAGGGCGTCCATCCCATTCGTGGAGGGCATGTACAAGAACCTCCCGATGGCGAGAACGGGTGTGATCAGCGCCTGGCGCGGCAAAGCTCCAGACTTTCCGATAGAGGTCGGCTATGCAAAGATACCCAACATCCGCAGGGACGATGTTGTAATCATAGCAGACCCGATGCTCGCCACTGGGCATACTCTGCTCGAGGTCGCAACGAAGGTGATGGAGAAGGCAAAGCCGAAGAGGCTCGTCTTCTTCTCGGTCCTCTCCACCATGGCAGGAATCAACTACGTCAGTAAGAGGTTCCCGAAGGCCGAGTTTTACACGTGCGGGATAGACCCGAAGCTGAACGAGCACGGGTACATCGTCCCAGGGCTCGGAGACGCGGGAGACAGGGCCTTCGGGTCGCCCCTTTAG